One window of the Rhinoraja longicauda isolate Sanriku21f chromosome 2, sRhiLon1.1, whole genome shotgun sequence genome contains the following:
- the thrb gene encoding thyroid hormone receptor beta isoform X1, whose product MSGYIPSYLDKDELCVVCSDKATGYHYRCITCEGCKGFFRRTIQKNLHPTYSCKHEDKCMIDKVTRNQCQECRFKKCIAVGMATDLVLDDGKRLAKRKLIEENREKRRREERTKTFVDKPEPTEEEWELIRTVTEAHVATNAQGDHWKQKRKFLPEEIGQAPIENAPEGSKVDLEAFSEFTRIITPAITRVVDFAKKLPIFCELPCEDQIILLKGCCMEIMSLRAAVRYDSESETLTLNGEIAVKREQLKNGGLGVVSDAIFDLGISLSTFNLDDSEVALLQAVLLMSSDRPGLTSIDKIEKIQEFFLLAFEHYINYRKHNVAHFWPKLLMKVTDLRMIGACHASRFLHMKVECPTELFPPLFLEVFED is encoded by the exons GTTATATTCCAAGTTATCTTGACAAAGATGAGCTTTGTGTTGTGTGCAGTGACAAGGCCACAGGGTATCATTATCGTTGCATCACCTGTGAAGGGTGTAAG GGCTTTTTCAGGAGAACTATACAGAAAAACCTTCATCCAACCTACAGTTGTAAACATGAAGACAAATGTATGATCGATAAAGTTACAAGGAATCAATGTCAAGAATGCCGGTTTAAAAAGTGCATTGCTGTCGGCATGGCAACTGACT TGGTATTGGATGATGGCAAACGGCTAGCAAAACGTAAACTAATAGAAGAGAACCGAGAGAAGAGGCGTCGAGAGGAGCGGACAAAAACATTTGTTGATAAACCTGAGCCAACAGAAGAGGAATGGGAACTTATACGAACAGTGACAGAGGCTCACGTCGCCACTAATGCTCAAGGAGACCATTGGAAACAGAAACGGAAATTTCTG CCTGAGGAAATTGGGCAGGCGCCAATAGAGAATGCACCTGAAGGGAGCAAGGTGGACCTGGAGGCCTTCAGtgagtttacaagaattatcacgCCCGCAATTACAAGGGTGGTTGATTTTGCCAAAAAATTACCAATATTCTGTGAG CTGCCGTGTGAAGACCAGATAATCCTTCTGAAAGGCTGTTGTATGGAAATCATGTCCCTCAGGGCAGCAGTCCGTTATGACTCTGAGAGTGAGACTTTAACTTTGAATGGTGAGATAGCTGTAAAAAGAGAACAGTTAAAAAACGGCGGCCTTGGGGTTGTATCTGATGCAATCTTTGATCTGGGAATATCATTGTCTACATTCAACTTGGATGACAGTGAGGTGGCTCTACTCCAAGCTGTGCTTTTGATGTCTTCAG ATCGACCTGGCCTTACAAGCATAGACAAGATAGAGAAAATCCAGGAGTTCTTCCTCCTTGCTTTTGAACATTACATTAATTATCGGAAACACAATGTTGCCCACTTTTGGCCAAAACTACTGATGAAGGTGACAGACCTGCGAATGATTGGAGCCTGCCATGCAAGtcgctttcttcatatgaaagtggaATGTCCAACAGAACTTTTTCCACCATTATTCCTGGAGGTCTTTGAAGATTAG
- the thrb gene encoding thyroid hormone receptor beta isoform X2 → MSGYIPSYLDKDELCVVCSDKATGYHYRCITCEGCKGFFRRTIQKNLHPTYSCKHEDKCMIDKVTRNQCQECRFKKCIAVGMATDLVLDDGKRLAKRKLIEENREKRRREERTKTFVDKPEPTEEEWELIRTVTEAHVATNAQGDHWKQKRKFLPEEIGQAPIENAPEGSKVDLEAFSEFTRIITPAITRVVDFAKKLPIFCELPCEDQIILLKGCCMEIMSLRAAVRYDSESETLTLNDRPGLTSIDKIEKIQEFFLLAFEHYINYRKHNVAHFWPKLLMKVTDLRMIGACHASRFLHMKVECPTELFPPLFLEVFED, encoded by the exons GTTATATTCCAAGTTATCTTGACAAAGATGAGCTTTGTGTTGTGTGCAGTGACAAGGCCACAGGGTATCATTATCGTTGCATCACCTGTGAAGGGTGTAAG GGCTTTTTCAGGAGAACTATACAGAAAAACCTTCATCCAACCTACAGTTGTAAACATGAAGACAAATGTATGATCGATAAAGTTACAAGGAATCAATGTCAAGAATGCCGGTTTAAAAAGTGCATTGCTGTCGGCATGGCAACTGACT TGGTATTGGATGATGGCAAACGGCTAGCAAAACGTAAACTAATAGAAGAGAACCGAGAGAAGAGGCGTCGAGAGGAGCGGACAAAAACATTTGTTGATAAACCTGAGCCAACAGAAGAGGAATGGGAACTTATACGAACAGTGACAGAGGCTCACGTCGCCACTAATGCTCAAGGAGACCATTGGAAACAGAAACGGAAATTTCTG CCTGAGGAAATTGGGCAGGCGCCAATAGAGAATGCACCTGAAGGGAGCAAGGTGGACCTGGAGGCCTTCAGtgagtttacaagaattatcacgCCCGCAATTACAAGGGTGGTTGATTTTGCCAAAAAATTACCAATATTCTGTGAG CTGCCGTGTGAAGACCAGATAATCCTTCTGAAAGGCTGTTGTATGGAAATCATGTCCCTCAGGGCAGCAGTCCGTTATGACTCTGAGAGTGAGACTTTAACTTTGAATG ATCGACCTGGCCTTACAAGCATAGACAAGATAGAGAAAATCCAGGAGTTCTTCCTCCTTGCTTTTGAACATTACATTAATTATCGGAAACACAATGTTGCCCACTTTTGGCCAAAACTACTGATGAAGGTGACAGACCTGCGAATGATTGGAGCCTGCCATGCAAGtcgctttcttcatatgaaagtggaATGTCCAACAGAACTTTTTCCACCATTATTCCTGGAGGTCTTTGAAGATTAG